The Oryza brachyantha chromosome 6, ObraRS2, whole genome shotgun sequence region ctcAACGAACACAACGTCGTCGAGAAGTGCTCCGAGATCCAGAACGCCATCTCCGAAGGTGAGGTTCGGGTTTCTTCGGGGGATGCTCGCGATTGCGCGTGGTGGGTGGATCTGAGCGCCGGGTAGCTGTAGATCTCGGGCATTCCAGTGGTTAGTGGGCTCTTGTGCTTCCGAATTAGGCGctaattttgctattttgattgttttgtttgtctGCGTCATGAACATGTTATTAAGTAGCGTTTACTATAGTAATAAGCTCATGATTTGTATTGTTGTGAAAGGATTATAAATCAGGTGAAAAGGGGGCTGTTTCTAATCAAACGGAGTTGCGTGTCTAGCAGTGCAGTAGTGCCTTGTGAGCTTTGTTACTTTATTGTGTGGAATCATGAGATTCCTCTGAGCTTTATTGAATTTACTGTGTGCCTAAATTATGCTAGATGTGAACTGTTGCATTGTTAGTTGGAtctacacaaaaaataaacaatcatGTTCCCACTTTGCACAacacatattataataattcttAGTCAGTGCGTGCTAATTGCGGTCAATTAAGTCGTTTGTTGTGTCTGCTGAGATATTTTATCAGGAGATGTTTCTGGTGGGGTAGATCCGAACTTGAATTGCTCAGTTCTTAGAGGTCTCATATAAAGCCCTGCGGTGGCCATCTTGTGGGGATAGGGGAATTGCTTCAGGGAGAGGACAAGTTATTGGACCCTCTGGTCCTAcctcttgctgctgctcttaTTAGGATAATAAGATAATTGATTTCTGCGCACCTGCATTATTGAAGCGGGAAGGAATTAGTTTGATTTCAATTGTATTCCCTTAGTAGCCAGGAAGGAATCCTAGATGTGGCGCACATGGACTTGGTGATCTTGTGGTCCATTCATAAATCATAAGCCTTACATGTAAGGTTATAATTGAAGGACAGTTACAGGCTGAAGATGGTGATTTAAGTAATTTGTCTTATGTTAGGTGCCTGCTTTGTTGGCAGGTTTCATCTCTTGTGATGCTTTGGGTACGTTGTGAAATTGCAGTGGTACTAGGTTCTGCCCTTTCCTAGTAAAGTTAGAAGATATTTTGGAAATATTTGTTTGGTCAACATTTCTTTATGAGAAGACTAGAGGGCTTGCAGTGAGTGTGCCTTACTTTTAGAACCACAGCACTACACTCTGCACGTGACCTGTTTCACAGAAAATGCTAGGCATGCTAAGAGTTGGCACAGCTTATAATTTGTGAATCTCATTCTGTGGAAACTTACTAGGATTGATACCTTGTTTACTCAGAAGTACATTTTGTTGGTGTCTATTGGTTGGATATTTGAGATATTGGGTTACTGACCTGTGAGCAACGGCCTGTTTATTTCACTATTTAGTTTGTGCTTTGTTACCATATTTTGATGCTCATGTTTATGGAGAGTCAAATTGCACAACTAGGAAATTTGGTTCAGTTAGGATTGTAAACCTAATTTATGTGTTGCTAGGATCTAGCTTTGGCATCTGGtgtttcttctatttttattgttattgctAAACCTTTTCTTGCCATTGACTAATTGTTGCATACTTGTATCTGTCAATGACCTAAACACTGTTTTTTCCCCTGTAAACAGGAGCAACTTCTTTCCTGTTCACCGAATACAAGTATGTCGGACTATTCATGGGCATTTTTGCGATCCTGATCTTCCTCTTCCTTGGATCTGTTGAGGGATTCAGCACAAAGAGTCAGCCTTGCCACTACAGCAAGGACAGGATGTGCAAGCCTGCCCTTGCTAATGCTATCTTCAGTACTGTTGCCTTTGTGCTTGGTGCAGTCACCTCTCTTGTATCTGGTTTTCTTGGAATGAAGATTGCAACTTATGCAAATGCCAGGACAACCCTTGAGGCAAGGAAGGGTGTTGGGAAGGCATTCATTACTGCTTTCCGCTCTGGTGCTGTGATGGGTTTCCTGCTTGCTGCGAGTGGTCTTGTTGTTCTTTACATTGCTATCAACTTGTTTGGAATTTATTATGGTGATGACTGGGAGGGTCTTTTTGAGGCTATCACTGGGTATGGTCTTGGTGGTTCTTCTATGGCCCTTTTTGGCCGTGTAGGTGGTGGCATTTACACCAAAGCTGCTGATGTTGGTGCTGACCTTGTTGGGAAAGTAGAAAGGAACATTCCTGAAGATGACCCGAGAAACCCAGCAGTAAGAATTCTTTCGTGATGCTTTAAAAAACTTGTTCTTTATTAATATTGCTTGAAATAGTttgcattaaaattttcatagtaATTTGTATTATTGTAAAGCATTAAAACCCTTATAGGAATTTATGTGCATGCAAGAATGATAATTTTTCCTCCTGCAGGTCATTGCAGATAATGTTGGTGACAATGTTGGAGATATTGCTGGAATGGGGTCGGATCTCTTTGGTTCCTATGCTGAGTCATCTTGTGCTGCTCTTGTTGTTGCCTCAATCTCTTCTTTTGGAATTAATCATGAATTCACTCCTATGCTATACCCACTCCTGATTAGCTCAGTTGGTATCATTGCTTGTCTCATAACCACACTTTTCGCAACTGATTTCTTTGAGATCAAGGCTGTCGATGAAATAGAGCCTGCCCTCAAGAAGCAACTTATAATTTCCACTGCTGTGATGACGGTTGGCATCGCACTTGTCAGTTGGTTAGGTCTGCCATATTCATTCACAATATTCAATTTTGGTGCTCAGAAGACTGTGTATAACTGGTATGCCCATATTAATTTGGAATTCTCATACTTTGCTTATAACCTTCTCGTTAAAATCAGTGACCTCATTCCTCTTATTCTGATAGGCAACTTTTCTTGTGTGTGGCGGTTGGTCTGTGGGCTGGACTAATCATTGGATTTGTCACAGAGTACTACACAAGCAACGCCTACAGGTGTTTACAAGCTTATCATATTCAATAGTTGGCTGTAATCTTATATGTATTTGCTTCTAGTCCCtcacaatttgaattttcctTGTCCAGCCCAGTGCAAGATGTTGCTGATTCCTGCAGAACCGGAGCTGCTACTAATGTCATCTTTGGCCTTGCTCTGGGATACAAATCAGTCATTATCCCTATTTTCGCTATTGCTTTTAGTATTTTCCTCAGCTTCAGCCTTGCTGCAATGTACGGTGTAGCTGTGGCTGCCCTTGGAATGCTCAGCACGATTGCTACTGGTCTTGCCATTGATGCCTATGGGCCTATCAGTGACAATGCTGGAGGAATTGCTGAGATGGCTGGCATGAGTCACAGAATCCGTGAGAGAACTGATGCTCTGGATGCTGCAGGAAACACCACTGCTGCTATCGGGAAGGTACATCTGCCTATCTTGTAAAAATTGCTTTCTTTATGTTGTTCTTATGCATCATAAACCACTTCTGCAGTCACAATTATAATTGTGtttacatttgttttttttttcatttcttacAAATGTAAAAATTTGAAGTACTAAATTCCTATCCCCATGATTTTACCTGTAGGGTTTCGCCATTGGCTCAGCAGCCTTGGTGTCCCTTGCCCTCTTTGGTGCCTTTGTGAGCCGTGCTGCGATCTCCACTGTCGATGTTCTGACGCCTAAAGTTTTCATTGGACTGATTGTTGGAGCTATGCTCCCATACTGGTTCTCTGCAATGACCATGAAGAGTGTTGGCAGTGCAGCGCTCAAGATGGTGGAGGAAGTCCGCAGGCAGTTCAACACCATCCCTGGGCTCATGGAGGGCACCACCAAGCCTGACTATGCAACCTGTGTGAAGATCTCCACTGACGCATCCATCAAGGAGATGATTCCGCCAGGTGCTCTTGTCATGCTTACCCCTCTCATTGTTGGGATCTTCTTTGGTGTTGAGACCCTATCAGGACTACTTGCTGGTGCTCTCGTTTCTGGCGTTCAGGTTGGTACATCCTGTTTCACGCCCATATTTTCATCAATGTATTATTTTACCATGCTGCATTCGTAATCATATTGCTATCATTCAGATTGCCATCTCTGCATCAAACACTGGTGGTGCCTGGGACAACGCGAAGAAGTACATCGAGGTAAAAACTTGCCAGCAGGCAACCTATCTTTTGTTCCAGTAACACAACACTTTTAACAGTcagcagattttttttctgatgttTGTCCAAcattattaattttctttctccttggTTAGGCTGGTGCATCTGAGCATGCAAGGACCCTTGGCCCGAAAGGCTCAGACTGCCACAAGGCTGCTGTTATCGGGGACACCATTGGGGATCCTCTCAAGGACACCTCAGGCCCCTCGCTCAACATCCTTATCAAGCTGATGGCTGTCGAGTCACTCGTGTTTGCCCCCTTCTTTGCCACTCATGGAGGCATCCTTTTCAAGTGGTTTTAGATGGTGACGGTAGATGGATGAGGACATTATTTTTGCCAGGAGGGCACTGGATCATCTGTATGTTATAGAGTTCATCGGGTTAACCCATAAAATTCCCTCCTTTTCCTATTTGTTGTTACTGTCATGCCATACCTGTCTAGTTTTTGAGTCTAGTAGTAGTCGAAGGTAGCAGATCACTGGCCATCTACAGGTTTGATCAAGGTACCGTGAATTTGCGTTTCCCTGTAGGTTGGAtgatatgatgatgatgatgatgattgtaTGTTTACGGAGTGCACCTTTTTCTTGGAAGTTTCTGCTGTTTCTTTGTGGTCATATGGGGGAAGTTGGGccttttttagctttgttttgCTTGATTGTGTGGGAAACAGCCCTAGTTGGAGGGACAGCTAAAATTTCAAACCATGTGCACACGTTTGCGCACTATGTTAGAAAATGCAAttgcctctatttttttatttagtcaGGACTTAAGTCAATATGCATAATTCTGTCATAATTCTTGTAAGATTCTAGTTTAGATATGACCTAGTCAATAGGCATAATTCTTAACACAACTCTGTTTAAAAGTATCTCTAGGATTTAAATTAGAGATGTGGGTCAAACCAAGGGGTATTTTATGGCTGGCTTTCTTAAACAATATACACTTAAGTTCATTTAGAAAATGAAACTTAGTTTATTCTTTTTGAACTAAAACCAACCCCTAAATTAACTATAGGTTGACCTACGTTCATCCctaatttaaatcctgttttaaaagtatttttaacaCTATTTGTAATAATACATGTGGCATCGGTTACTTATCCTCACATCTTTTCAtcccataatttatttaagggcgacaaaatattttcctcttAATTACAATGTGAAGCAAtcttaaaatacttatattttaaaacaaacttatattttaaaacaaatggaGTAGTGTTTAAGACATAGCAGAGAGGTGATGACAACTCTTTTTTACCATAACGAATAGAGTATTTAAAAGAATGACCtcaaaatgcttatattttgaaacaaatacaGTAGTATTCAAGGCGGAGGAGAGGTGATGGCAACTCTCTTTGGCTGTGTTTGGCCATCCCCtctaagttaatttattccCTCGTTTTTTGCGCACACACTTTTCGAATAGTTAAACaacgtattttttaaaaaaaattatagaaaagttgttttaagaaatcatattaatcttttttatatatttttaataaataataattaattaattatgtactaatctattactgtaTATTTCGTaccaggtaagttaacttactggCCGTCAAAGGAACGCGGCCTCTGTTTCATGGTACGTTGAGGTTGTACGCCGAACACAACGGCTAAATGTTAACTAGTTGGATTTCATGTACAGTGACTCTGCTGTAGAACTACTAGTAATGTACAATGTACTCTCAACACATTTTGTATCTATTATCTTACATCTTTATAATTTGTTGCCAGCACGATGGATGGTTGAgactttattttcttcttctctggTTAGCATGGAGGCTCCAGTGCCATGAAGGTAGATAGAGATTGATTATGCAGCTTACAAATGGAGTCCTGAATCTAGCCGAATCTTGTCAAGTAGGGTAAGTACATGCAAAGCCTTGCCGGGCGACAACGCAAGTATCTGAATCTAGCCGAATCAGATAAGAAGCTCACTAGCCCCAGCCTTGACATAGCTCATCAGCGACAATGCAAGTATCTGTACAAGCTAAAAGGTAGGAGTAGTACTAGTACCATCGGTCCAAATCTCTGTAATAGGCACTGATTGATTCATACTACATCCATTACAAAttataatcatttctaatgtgtttacaaattataatcatttctaatgTGTTTAGCATAGATTAAGGGAtatcaaaagttttatttttaatcatttcatgattaatttttaatttttaatttttgaattgattaaacTCTCTTTCTAAACATTATTGGCTCAGTGGCTCTATAATCATCAAAATGATTAAGATAATGAAAATTAATAcggaaatatttatattatgatataagaTTTGAATTATAGAAATACTTATGTTTTCGATTATGTTTTCGAACGAAAGGGATACATTTCCGTCAACAGAAACGGCAGAAAGAACACAGGCAAAACGGATGTGTGATTCCGTGGGAATTGGGTGGGTAATCACCGAGGGGTTGACCTTCAAGTCAACGACGCGCTGGTTTGAATCAACGAGCCCGACCGGGTCAAATCCACACTCGTGTAGGTGTAGCGCGAGGGAGACGCGGACGAACGAACGAAAGACCAGTCCAGATCGCGATTTCGCGAATGGCCGATGGTCCCGCACTCGTCCAAGTTGCTGTGTTTGGTGCTAGTTGTGGTTCATGGTTTTCACCGTAGCTGCTGAATGCGTAGTCGATGGAGCACGACGCGTGCAAATCCATCTGTTTGTTGCAAACAcacaaacaagcaaaaacttTCGTGACATCGAGTTGCTGTTGACACATGCGAAGAAGGATCGATCCATGTtgccatgctgctgctgctgtcgcAAGGTCGAATTGTGCGCCAAGATGGAGCAACCTGATCATATCCTGACCTCGCTCGCagcttcttctttcttcttgttGTGGGGTGCCATCGTGCATTCGTGCTCGTGCCGCGCATCAGGTCGTCATCGCGCGTGCGAACGTGGGGATGGTTACTGCCACTGTCGCTACTGATCACTGCATCCACATTGCGTGTCCTCTGCTAGCGGCGCTGCGGATGGTTGCCCAACCTATTTTTTCTTATCGACCTGGTGGATTGATGCTCGGAAAGAGTTAGAGAATCAAAGCATCCAGGCATGCTTAATTGAGGATTTTGCCTTAGTTATTTCCTGCTtctatttgtaataaataaatgtcaaATTATGTGTACAGTGTTTTTGGTTATGTGTATTTTCACTGTGCATAGGTCAGGAGTTGTCCTGTAGTGATTGTATCACCTTGATGTAATCATATGAGatcaataaaaacttttttttgtctaaaaatGCTCAATGCAGCTTTGATCTTGTTTTATTGGATGATATGGGAGGAGAGAAATGCACACATCTTTTAAGGGTGTATCAATGACACATTATATGTACTTAGGTGGGAAAGCAGATGATATCATAGACGATTGTGCAAGCTTGGTGATTGGGGTTGCTTGCCTCGCGCTTGCCGTTGTTTTGTGGTGATGAGTGTCTTCACCTTAAAAACCTACATTGTTAACCTTTGTGCCACCAGTTATTCTTTAACTTTAGTAAAAGagcattattaatttttagatgacTAAAATCGCTAAATATTCCATACACCTTCAATATAGTATTGGACGGGGTCTTAACGAGGCAAGAGGGGAGAAACTCCCTAATGATAGCAACGATGGTGACAAAGTCCTCTTGTTTGTCATATGGAATGATGTTGTGGCTGAAAAAACCTAGAGTTTGTGTGTTTAGATAGGGGCAAAGTCGATGGGGCTAGTGGAGGGGGAAGAGAGGGATTCTATCGAGTTTAGAGAGTAGTCTTAGGCGGTTGTTGGATCATAGATGAGCAGTGCAATAGGCTGATGGTGAGATGACAAATGCATCATTAGAGACGTGGGGTTAGAGATCGATGATGGGTAGGGAGACGAGAGACCAGGAAGGGTATGGGTTTTAGAGGTGGCTAGTGACGACagtaaatgatgaaaaatacaaCAGTGTAAATAAATAGCACGCGGATGCAtgaaggggagggggaggagtcCAATCAAGGAGCGTATTAACGGTGACAGCCGCGAGCTCCATCGCTGGATCTCCGCAGGCTTGTGGATATGGCCGAGCGTTGCTCTTAAAGAGAATGAAATCGAGAAAATTACTCTATACGTATGAATCTCAATGCAATCTGATCCatccaataattaattaaatttataaaattcttaACCATAAACTAAAGTATTctcttaattaaatataactgTTATTCCATGCTCAGGAGTGTTGGTCTCAAAGAAAATAGAATTGAGAAAATTATTCAATACACATGAATCTTGACACAGGCTTAACCAtccaataataaattaaatttatgatattcTTGCCtgtaaactaaaatatttctttaattGAAATATAGCGGTTATTCGTAATTGGAGGGAATACGGAGTACTTCGCAAATGTTCCATTGTTTGCATCCAACGGTGCCTGTGCTAATTATTTTCACAGTGGCGATTCTACGCCTGAATCAACCGGGGTGATTTTCTCGTTTCCCCACCAAACCTCaacctcccctcctctcccgtcTTGTTCTCCGCCTCCCGGCCAAACTAGCCAACCAAACCCCAAAACGAAACCAGCTCGCGGAAACCAACCAAACCAATCCACCCAGTCAAacactcctccgccgccccccgATCGATCCCCCACCGGGCCCATGGCGTCGGAGATCGAGGTGCTCGAGGACACCACCGCGGCCGCCTCCGTGccgcccccctcccccaccgccgacggcgaggaggaggggccggccgccgcggacgACGACTCGCAGAAGAACGACGTgtacacggcggcggcgtacggCGATCTGGAGAAGCTGCAGCGGCtggtggagggggagggaCGCCCGGTCACGGAGACTGACGGCCAGGGGTACTACGCGCTCCAGTGGGCCGCCCTCAACaaccgcgtcgccgccgcgcagtACATCCTCgaggttttttcttttttcctccctccccgctTTCCCGCCCGGACGCCCTCGCGGTTTTGGCCCTTGTTTGGTAGTGAGGGATTTTGGGTGGGGTTTCGGTAGGCCGTCGTCAACCAAATGCCCTTTACGAGCCACAATTTTATGTCTTTGCACCGTCGGCGGCTTGCTAAACTGTGTTGGGTAAGCATATCCACCTCTGGCTCATTGGATGCCAATGTCTATGTCCGGATGACTTACGGTTTGTGAAAAATTTTGTGGCCATTGGCTGATATTGGAGGGTTTAGGATTAGTACAGATTCTTATACCTGGAAATTGATGTGCTTTTGGTATACTGGAGATGTTGCCACTCATTATCTCATTTTGTGTGTCAGGTGAATGCTGTGTCTGATAGGTAGTTTCGGACAGAAATGGAACTAGTGAGACACTGCCATGCATGATTTATCCCTGAATTTTCATATGgatgtatattttgttttcactgGATCATTGATAATGGACAAATCAGTTCAAGAGAATTAAGCTGGCCTGCACAGCGACCACAAGCTGTTTCTGTTTAAGTCTTCTTTCCTTCCAGTCTTGAGAGAATGAGTGTATGGTAGGTTCAATATAGAGTCTGCTTAAAAATGGTTACTGATGGTATGCCTACTAAGTGCGTGCTTGAACTCTCGCACAAAATGTATACTTTGACAATCTTAAGTATTTTTATCTTGGTCATAGTATGTAGCCAGAGTATTTTATTCAAACTACTCCCTCTAGTTCCATAATTCTTGTTGTTTTGGATAAGGGTGtggtcaaatttttaaaagtttgactattaataacttctaaaatatttagtttgaaaacactaggaaaacatatatagatgaatcacaAAGAGACTTTcataaaagtaaacatttatttatttttgtacaaattttaatagaaaatcatagtCAAAGGTAGATTTAGAAGACCGTGCTGTTGTCTATAACGATAAGAATTAtcaaactggagggagtatatagtcAAAGTGTGTTATTCTACATAGGTAATTGTGATAATAGATAATTATCATTGTGAGCAACATTCTGTACTTGGGCATATGTAGTCAAAGTATGTTATTCTGCACAGGCTTTGTTTGACCGGGATATGATTTTGTGCTTGGTCTTTGAAACAGCATGGAGCAGATGTAAATGCTGTGGACCACACTGGGCAAACAGCACTTCACTGGAGTGCTGTACGTGGTCATATCCAAGTTGCTGAGCTACTTCTGAAAGAAGGAGCTAAGGTGGATGTTGCTGATTTATATGGCTATCAGGTCGGAACTTGGCTTCACTTCTGTATTTTTGCTCCTTGTTTTCCTGGTTCATTTCTTTTGGTTATCCAATTTTGGTTCACAACTGACAACTGAGTATTGTTGGACTTGGATATTTCCTCCGTTCCACATTACAAGACTTTTTGGCCTTACCTAGATGtatccatgtatcaatgttAACTGAGTATTGTTTTCCAAGTTAACTGCTGTATTCACATTACAGGTTCA contains the following coding sequences:
- the LOC102711708 gene encoding pyrophosphate-energized vacuolar membrane proton pump-like, coding for MAASAAILPDLATQVLVPAAAVVGIAFAVAQWVLVSKVKMMPVERRGEGSASGPGKNGGASEYLIEEEEGLNEHNVVEKCSEIQNAISEGATSFLFTEYKYVGLFMGIFAILIFLFLGSVEGFSTKSQPCHYSKDRMCKPALANAIFSTVAFVLGAVTSLVSGFLGMKIATYANARTTLEARKGVGKAFITAFRSGAVMGFLLAASGLVVLYIAINLFGIYYGDDWEGLFEAITGYGLGGSSMALFGRVGGGIYTKAADVGADLVGKVERNIPEDDPRNPAVIADNVGDNVGDIAGMGSDLFGSYAESSCAALVVASISSFGINHEFTPMLYPLLISSVGIIACLITTLFATDFFEIKAVDEIEPALKKQLIISTAVMTVGIALVSWLGLPYSFTIFNFGAQKTVYNWQLFLCVAVGLWAGLIIGFVTEYYTSNAYSPVQDVADSCRTGAATNVIFGLALGYKSVIIPIFAIAFSIFLSFSLAAMYGVAVAALGMLSTIATGLAIDAYGPISDNAGGIAEMAGMSHRIRERTDALDAAGNTTAAIGKGFAIGSAALVSLALFGAFVSRAAISTVDVLTPKVFIGLIVGAMLPYWFSAMTMKSVGSAALKMVEEVRRQFNTIPGLMEGTTKPDYATCVKISTDASIKEMIPPGALVMLTPLIVGIFFGVETLSGLLAGALVSGVQIAISASNTGGAWDNAKKYIEAGASEHARTLGPKGSDCHKAAVIGDTIGDPLKDTSGPSLNILIKLMAVESLVFAPFFATHGGILFKWF